The genome window tcattcttccatttctaCAAGTCCAGTAAATTTCATAGTTCACTGGCAATTTTCCACTGATCGCCAAGGATTAGCAGCACAATGCTGATTTATAATTTGTAAACAGATCAGCATTTTCAGGAGGATTTGCACATGTTGAGAGCAGCAATTTTTTGCCTAGAGCTTGttcatattttgagaaaaatatttgttgtgtCTACTTATTGGATTACTAGCAAAAACTTTTAATTTAAGAAGCAAGTTTTGTTTGTTGGCTTTGTCCTTTACATTATGCATCTTGTCTTTTACAGTTtgttagcaattttttttccctctctcctctaAATATAGGTTACCACGAAAcaacactatttttttatttgtagcagCAATATATTACAAGGATTAAACAAGCCATTATTACAAATACACAGGCTACATGCTTTCTTCCTGAGCTGCCACAAAAACTCAATGTGCATAATAaacatttcttctaaataattatttttttcccacaaggTTTTTCTTCATCTGGCATGTCACATGCTGCTAAGATGCTGCAAAGGGAATAATTTTGATCAATAGCAATGCAGTTGGCCTACTGAGAGATCTACAGACACTTCCTCAGAATTTGGTGAAAACGGCTTTATTGATGATATTTTATCACTGTACTACCACTGCAAATCATCCCATGTTGCTAATTTACTTGACTCCCATCTCAGGATGTTCTGGCTCTCACCATGTGCTCTCATAGAGAGCAAACATTTAGCAGAAGTTTGAAATGGcacatttccagaaaaacaaaaaacaaacaggtttaaagcagaaaggatttttaCAAGATGGCTGCAATTGGCCAGGGACATCTGTTCTCCAGCACACAAGCCAATCCCTATAGAATGCGAAAAAGAAGCTTTCTTGAGAAGTATATTGACATATAACGGTCTGATTAACACATTTTCTCATACTTGGCTTTGATGCCTTtcacagcagcctccagcaAACACAGgatactgaaaatactgattcTGGGCTATACTGTGGCAGTTCCTGGTTCTAACAGGTTCTCGTGACCCTGTGACCCAAAAGTAAGAAATATAAAAGTAGAGAAGCTTGGTAATTCTGTAGGCGTATGGGAGCAATCATTCTAAACATACTAATGGAGGATAAGTGAAATTGACTTTACAGTCTTTATTTCCCAAGCACAAAGCCACCCTGCATTAGTGCACTTGCCAGCTTCTGCTCAAAAGAGATCACTCCTGAGTAATCACTGAAAAGCCTGGAGAATTACAGTGTTGCAGAGCAACCTGGAGAGATGTGAACAGAAGCTTTGCCACTGTGCACAGCTGTACCAAAAAGGAACAAGGGAAGGAATTCCCCATTGGTCATATAATTCTCACCTGTGCCACCCCCATGCAACTAACCGCagcctcccagctctgccatccACCAGGCTGTAGGGTCAACGCGGGTTTAAGAGGACTGTGCTAACAGATTCCTGAAAAACAGCGCAGTTCATCAGCCAATTAGGATTCACTGACAGCAGGGAGAGTGAACACAAATATTCTGGTCTATCCATGTGGTTTTACACTATTTGCTTTATTATCTCAGCATCTTGTTGACttcatgattttaaaaaatttgtaCCTATAATGGCCGGGCATATTTCTTACCAGAGGCATTTGCAAAACACGGTCCAGAGCTTACAGTACTCAGCTACCAGCATCATCATATTTATCCAAATATTATGAacctatttttaatttgtgaaatgCAGCATGCTCGTGTCACAAAAGACCACTCAgggcccccccccccaaaaaaaaaacaaccaaaaaaaaccccaaaaaaacagcaataacaaaGAACACATCTGTGTCCTTCACTAAGACACAGGAGAATTCCCTACCCTCATGATTGCCCACATACTACAAAAAAGACAACTTGCACCTTTTTGCACTACGCTTTTTTGGAAGGAGGAGTATGTATTACAGAAGATACAACTTATCCAATAATGGAGCTTCCCATGGATCTCCTTGCAGTTACATGTTCATAAGCCTGTGTCCTCGGGTGCCTAACGGGGAAACACCTGGCTTGGACAGCCTGATTCTGGCCGCATCAAGCAAAaaactataaatatttataacttCATTGAGAGGAAAGGAGAATAATTTGCATGACTTGCTCCAGGCTCACAGTCTGACTCAGCAGAAGGCTGCGCAGTAGAATTTTAGAAGTTCCCAACTCCCAGGCCTATGGTCAGCTGACCAGCCAGCATATTGCTAGGATCATTGCCTCACGTCACTTCAGTAGAGTGGTGAAATGCAACTTTGTGTTGCTGTGATTCATCTAATCTTTTCAGCTTTATTAGGCACAACAGATCACtaacatacattttaaagagaCCTCTCATTTGTTAAGCAATCAGTTTCCATCACTGCTGTTTCACCTGAAAGGTGGACAGTTTTCAAGTTCTTAACAGACTTTTTGGTACTTCTAGTGTTCCTCAAGCCTCAAAGCGACAAAAAAAGCAAGGCATACAGAGAATCAAATCCTCTCTTTcctcatggaagaaaaattaccCTCAGCATCAGGACACAGTACAGCTTTCTGTAGATACCAATATAAGAGATGAGACTGACTTCCAAGGCTTTGAGCTAGCATGTCCACAGAGCTGTATATTACTGACATAGCAAAGATTTTTAGTTTTGTGTATGTGAGAAGGGATTAGCTTCATATTTCTACTCAAAATCAGCTGAATGAAAATTGGTCCAGTAATCAGGATTTATGCACAGTCAAAAACCTATCTACTGATTTATCTACATAAAGAATTTCTACAAATTCCTTACATACTTTCATCCCAAACTAATTTGGATTAGTTTGATTAATTGTCAGCAATGTGTGTATGGAAAGACTTATACTCACATTTACCAATTAGCATGAATCCCAGTGCATCTAAGATCAGATCCCTTGTGTCTTGCTCAGCCAGATTCCACTTTATCCTTTGACACTaatttgtaaaaaaagaaagtgtattCCCTCTTGTGCACACTTGCGACCACACTGAAGTCATTCAGGTCTAACTCATCATCAGCTTCTAAATATGCCATTCTTGGCTTTATAGCATCTTAGAATTTGCTTTGAGATTCTGCCTCAACACATGAACAGCTAAAACTGAATAGATCCAATCTAGACTAAATGGGAGCACTCAAATTGCCTGCCTTAAGACTCACATTAGAATTACAGTTTTCAACTACgaagaaaaccttttttatCCTTCTGACACAGAAAATTGATTTACTTGTGGAAGCTGCAGGACCCCAAAACACCTATTGTGACTCTCAGGAAACAGCAGAACATCAGCTTGACCAGATGAGCATGAGACCAAATGGTATGGTCAAATCCCGCTGCTTTGTAACACTCTGGTACTACCCAAAACTCAGCTTATCTTCTGAATTCTTCACACACAGAAACCTCTCCCCTTAAAGAGCAGTAGTTCTACTTCACTCCTCAAAAAAGGGTGTCACCTGCGCACTGCTGTATCACAGTATTCCATGGTTAGTGCCTGGCTCTTGGAGTTTGCTTTATAAAACAggtagaaaaaaacaatttatataATTGTTTCCATTCCTTAAAAACCCAGATGAGCCAGTGCAAGCAGTCTAGCTCCAGGATATTCAGAGGTCCCTTGGCCAACAGGTACAAATACTTGGCTTCAAGCTCTATATCAGAAACACGCAGATCAGGCAATCCTTAAAAACGAACACATAGGCAGAATAGAGAATTAATAGATTCACACTTCCAAGGGGAAAACAGTCCCATTGCAGAAAGGTTTACAAGCACTACTTCTGTGCTATATTCAGAACACTATGCTCTGAATATCCTATGACTaagaagcagcagcccaggcaTTTTCAGTAAGGGTTTGGCCAGAGATCTTTAAGAAGAGATTGATGTATCATCCCAATTGCATTTTACAGGATGATGATAAACTCTACAACTATGTGTATTTTGACCTTCTCTGATACCTAACTGCTACAGGAAACTATGTATTGCACACTGTCCTTCTGTAAACGTATCCCTTTTCtatcctgcttttgttttcttgtttgaacTCGCAGCATCTCCTACTCCAGTCaccaaaatggaagaaaatccaAACACCAGTTTGGAAGAAGACTTCGAAGGACAAGCTACACACACAGGCAAGAAAACAGActatatttgttttctaataaTAAGCGAAACTTCCTCTGATCACTAGGGAAGCCTAGAATCCATCTACATTCACTGGGATGCCAAACTCCTTGAACAGAAATGTAGGCTCCAAATCCAATGGGAATATATTTTGGATTAAGTGACAGCCCTCAAGGAAAGGCAGGTAATACCAAACTGATTTTTATGCCAATTCTCTTCATATCTCAAACAAATGACAAATGCAGACACTTGAAGAAGCCACCAACAGCAGCTGCCCAACGTAGATCTTGTTGGTTTATTGTTTCAGTCACAAACAAACTGCCATTcttcttttgagaaaaaaagaaaaacaacaagaatcGTACTAACACCAGAATTAGGTTACAAGGTTCCACAATAAAggttgaattattttttccttcttttggaaGGAACATTCAGTGCTAAAATTGCATCTATACATCCTTTTGGCAAACACAGCATAgcatttaaaagctttaaaagcatTCTGGCTTGGAATCACAACTCTTTTTAATCCAGCCCTCGATCACTAAGCCTTTTCATGAGCACTGACACTGCACTCAATTCTACAGACAGGTATCACTGCATCCTATCTCCCTAACAGCTAACTATATGCTTTAAGACAAGCATTCCTCTCTATGCTCCGAAGGCTTCTTTTCTTGCACTGTAATAACTCTTGTAGCTCTTGTAATAACTGCTTTTTGGGGTTCTTTCCCAGGAAGCCTTGCTGCTGTTGGCTAAGCTGGCATTTTTCAGAGACTCAAATGTAGGGCACTATATCCACGCTTAGGCttctaaataattttgaaaatcaagTCACTGTATACTTAAATCATTATCACTATGCCAAGACTTACAGGTTAATTCCTGTCTTGGAATCTTGTTTGCAAAAGATTGTTCACCTTCCCTTTCCATCTAGGGGGTGTAGTGCCTTTAGCTGCCTTTCAAGATGTCAAAATCTAATCCAAAACAGACTCTTAGCAACCGGCAACACTAATCCCTCTCATGAGTGGGAGAGCTTCTTAACTAGCCGCTCCTGaattttccatagaaataaactTGAtctctgaaaacactgaaatattcctTGGTTTTACTTTATGGTGCAAatttaagtgttttgttttggaaaaaaaaaaacaaacaacatagGAATTTTGAAGTGAACATGtgttcttttccctccttcacTCCAAAATTTAACCAATTGCATCAACCAGTTCCAAAGAGCAAGGAGTCCATTACAATCAGAGTTACTACACCGCTGCCTTACAGGTTACGCTTCCAGTGGAACATACgtagatttaaaaataagatcttGAGGGCTCCGGGATCTTAGTTTTATAATGAATGCCAACTCCTTATGTCTGGTATGCATTCAGACCCTGTCCATAAGGAAAGGCAAATGTACATTTACGAAACACTGTCTCTGGCCAAGGTGTCAGTTTTAACAGGTTTTCACATCCTCGTCCTTGTTAACTATTCATTGTAGAtcactaaaatgttttttatgatAATGATATAAACTAGATCACCAAAATGATCCAGGTTAGAAATGAATTCCTTCTTCTGGAGGCTAATGAATACATTGATTCTAAAGCTCTGGTTTTCAGCCCTCCTGGAGAGtactctgaaaggaaaagggcTGGATAAACCGCAGCATAGGTAGCAAGCCAATAAAGGGTAAACTCAAGGGAACTTCTTGTTGCTGCCAGTTTCTCATCTAACAACTTCTCTCTTAGGGCCCAAAGGTGTGATCAATGACTGGAGAAAGTTTAAATTAGAAAGTGAAGATAAAGACTCCTTACCCCTGagcaagaaagaaattcttAGACAAATGTCTTCACCACACAGGTCCTTCAGTAAAGATGATAAAGACACCAGAGAGAGATTCTGCCGTAAGgtaagagaaaaaggaaaaaaaatacattttgactCTATATAAAACACACAAttttataaacaagaaaatcctGAAGTCACCAGCCTCAATTCCTCTGCAGCTTAGCAGAGGTCATATCAGACAAACAAATCAGAACTACTAACAGTAACTTTACTTTGTATTTATATTGTAAATATAATACAAAGCATCTTCTTGGGCACAGATTATATCACTGTCACAAAATGGCATGCATGTACATAGTGCCACTGCAAATTCAAAGAACAAAGACTAAGTTGCCAGGAGAATAGCAGCATCTGACCTAAAACACACATCCAACCATTTATCTAGTCCTCTCTCCAGAAGGTTTTAAGCTCTGTAAAATAATCAGTATACTTCACAACAATATACCACGCAATTCTGAGagcctttctttctccattcccTGCCTTAATACTGTATCTTTGGTTAGGGCAACTGAAAAAATTTTAACATGCTTAAACGCCTTGGGATGGGATCTTCATACCTATCCCTTCAAGAAGCAttgaagaaactgaaggaagTTGTTCTTCTAGCTAAGCTTTCCATGCAGTGTTCTTTAGATAACAACTTTTTACCTTCCTGTTTGAGTGTCAATAAACAACCACTTATTCATATCGCATTCTCTCACAGATGAGTATGCAGGAGTATGAATTAATAAATGatgagaaagaagatgaaagttGCCTACAAAAATACCGTAAACGCTGCATGCAAGATATGCACCAAAGGCTGAGTTTTGGGCCTAAATACGGCTATCTGTGTGAGCTGCAAAATGGAGAACAGTTCCTGGAAGCCATTGAAAAAGAACGTAAAACTACCACCGTCATCGTCCACATTTATGAAGATGGCATCAAGGGCTGTGATGCTCTGAACAGCAGCTTAACCTGCCTTGCTGCTGAGTACACCACCGTGAAGTTCTGCAAGATCAAGGCCTCCAGCACCGGGGCTGGAGACCGCTTCTCAGACGAAGTGCTTCCCACCCTGCTTGTCTATAAGGGTGGAGAGCTTCTGAGCAATTTCATCAGTGTTTCTGAACAATTCAATGAGGAATTCTTTGCTGTGGATGTGGAGTCTTTCCTAAATGAGTATGGGTTGCTACCTGAAAGGGAGCTTCCAGCACTGGGAAATGGCAACACGGATGAGcaagatgttgaatagaaagCCATAGtcctctctgccttccctttctctcctgtACATTACACATCAATCTCAGTAATACCCAACTCATTTAGAGAAGGCTGTCATTGCTTCCTAACACGTTTGTAAGACACGCATATATAAATACTCCTTAACTATTAGCATGCgaatttttaagtaaaacacATACAACAGCCAGCAATGTACATACTTATTTCTACACCAGGCACAAGTAACAGGAAGAACAAGAGATGATACTGGTGATCTGTAATAAACTAGGCatgcacaaaattaaaaatcaaggGCCTAAGCAGGTCTCTGCTGTGCACAAGAACAACTTCACATCAACAGGAACAGAACTGATCTGTCCCTGggcaaacaaaacaagccaTCTCCATTGTCAGAAATTATGGAGAGTCCTGGCTCCACAGATTCACTTTTCTAACCATTTTCAGTAGGAACAAGACTTCACTGATTCATTTAGTTTTAAGGACAAACAAATAGCCTAAAGCCTTTGCAATCTTAAATGGCTTAGGTACCTAAGAGATTATTTCATGTTTCCGCATGTAAGTTtcagtaactgaaaatattGAAGTTAGCTTCTATTAACTCTCTCATCATAAGAGCTAACACAAACAACCAGCTAATTTCAGTTTATCATTGCTCCATGTTTTGAactgtaata of Numida meleagris isolate 19003 breed g44 Domestic line chromosome 7, NumMel1.0, whole genome shotgun sequence contains these proteins:
- the PDC gene encoding phosducin, with the translated sequence MSSPHRSFSKDDKDTRERFCRKMSMQEYELINDEKEDESCLQKYRKRCMQDMHQRLSFGPKYGYLCELQNGEQFLEAIEKERKTTTVIVHIYEDGIKGCDALNSSLTCLAAEYTTVKFCKIKASSTGAGDRFSDEVLPTLLVYKGGELLSNFISVSEQFNEEFFAVDVESFLNEYGLLPERELPALGNGNTDEQDVE